The following proteins are co-located in the Tetrapisispora phaffii CBS 4417 chromosome 4, complete genome genome:
- the SUA5 gene encoding threonylcarbamoyladenylate synthase (similar to Saccharomyces cerevisiae SUA5 (YGL169W); ancestral locus Anc_8.111), translating into MKIKKSLQLIMSYHTRILKVDPSSIKFSPTAHIDGSLPEITDPATREALLEAARIIKDTDDNVAFPTETVYGLGGSALNDKSVSNIYKAKNRPSDNPLITHISSIDQLNRKIYNNKQSESQLQDTYQHIPLSYHSLISKLWPGPLTILLPVPDKNDNTLSELTTVGQPTFAVRIPSNPIARALIALSDTPIAAPSANASTRPSPTLAEHVYHDLNTKLPLILDGGPCSVGVESTVVDGLSTPPLLLRPGGFTYEQIVELGGSEWTDCKIENRKTLAKGEVVRTPGMKYKHYSPSATVALLIPEKKSQDSSKYFIKINELIADECNKNNIKKVAVLTSIELNKKKSDLLTNLNELELKDKPEIILKTLGLNGEEIQMNLFALLREVDELDKVDLIIVEGMTEDREGLAVMNRLKKAAGENHYYI; encoded by the coding sequence atgaaaataaagaaatcaCTCCAATTAATTATGTCTTACCATACAAGAATTTTGAAAGTTGATCCCTCCTCcattaaattttcaccAACCGCACACATAGATGGCTCATTACCTGAAATAACTGACCCTGCTACAAGAGAAGCACTTCTAGAGGCTGCCAGGATTATCAAGGACACAGACGATAATGTTGCTTTCCCAACTGAAACTGTATATGGTCTAGGTGGTTCTGCATTGAATGATAAATCGgtatcaaatatatataaagcGAAAAATAGACCTAGCGACAATCCACTAATAACTCACATATCGTCAATCGACCAACTTAAcagaaaaatatacaaCAATAAACAATCTGAATCTCAATTACAAGATACATATCAACATATTCCATTATCATACCATTCTTTGATTTCAAAGTTATGGCCAGGTCCATTGACGATCCTTCTTCCTGTTCCTGACAAAAACGATAATACATTGTCTGAATTGACAACTGTGGGCCAACCAACTTTTGCTGTTCGTATCCCATCGAACCCAATAGCAAGGGCCCTTATTGCTTTGAGTGATACACCTATTGCGGCTCCATCTGCAAATGCATCAACCAGGCCTTCCCCGACATTGGCTGAACATGTTTATCATGATTTAAATACTAAACTTCCACTGATTTTGGATGGCGGGCCGTGTAGTGTTGGTGTAGAAAGCACAGTGGTTGACGGTCTATCCACACCTCCTTTGCTATTAAGACCAGGTGGTTTTACATATGAGCAAATTGTAGAATTAGGTGGTTCAGAATGGACTGATTGTAAAATAGAGAATAGGAAAACATTAGCGAAGGGAGAAGTCGTTAGAACGCCAGGGATGAAATACAAACATTATTCACCTTCTGCAACGGTTGCCTTACTAATACCAGAAAAGAAAAGCCAAGACAGctcaaaatatttcataaaaatcaatgaaCTTATTGCAGATGAATgcaataaaaacaatattaagAAGGTTGCTGTACTAACATCAATagaattaaataagaaaaaatcaGACTTACTCACTAACTTGAATGAACTTGAGTTAAAAGATAAACCAGagataattttgaagacTTTAGGTCTGAATGGGGAAGAGATTCAAATGAACCTATTTGCACTATTAAGAGAAGTTGATGAGTTAGATAAAGTAGACTTAATAATAGTAGAAGGTATGACAGAAGATAGAGAAGGCTTGGCTGTTATGAATAGATTGAAGAAAGCTGCTGGTgagaatcattattatatttaa
- the SUT1 gene encoding Sut1p (similar to Saccharomyces cerevisiae SUT1 (YGL162W) and SUT2 (YPR009W); ancestral locus Anc_8.109) translates to MHTLCCVSQRYVAAIASRSLTRSRYSIHHIVSLESLTRTCFYSLIYKSPRSLGSHSFILDLSLSHGYILLIVSFHLCASMSTSSTHITVAMCSSSIILSNKNNLLPPLLLPNLYNDAKNLRTLNLDHTNLYKFAAIAVDSSSSEHKPLFYLNTANKTDRQYKIGKKNADVERKLQFPSPSASPQPFLQQPVSPVGTRDENYDNKSSNSKAKAFTRRQRIGPSCDNCRSKKIKCNATIDIVFQNNAVLNLFTKNLHHFITLDELKFFQSINHIDATTAALKQSLAQIDQNELLTNELYLVKHLDKIILFKPCSHCNKKSNSKKSNDLENSNCCQFPKGFTRADIGAFNKVIKKMSTTGTKLQPSDQNIYNLIVDDLFKQ, encoded by the coding sequence ATGCACACACTGTGTTGTGTTTCGCAACGTTATGTTGCTGCTATTGCGTCCCGTTCACTGACAAGATCCCGTTACTCGATACATCACATTGTTTCTCTAGAATCTCTGACACGTACTTGTTTCTATtctcttatatataagagCCCACGTTCACTCGGATCTCATTCTTTCATATTAGATCTCTCTCTGTCTCATGGCTATATTCTTCTTATCGTCTCTTTTCATCTCTGCGCTTCAATGTCCACATCATCAACACATATCACAGTCGCTATGTGCAGCTCCAGCATCATTTTATCTAACAAAAATAACTTACTACCTCCTTTGCTGTTACCTAATCTATATAATGATGCAAAAAATTTGCGTACTTTGAATTTAGACCACACTAATTTGTATAAATTTGCTGCTATTGCAGTCGACTCATCATCCAGCGAGCACAAGCCGctgttttatttgaatacGGCAAATAAAACGGACAGACAATATAAAATTGGGAAAAAAAATGCTGACGTCGAGAGAAAACTGCAATTCCCGTCTCCTTCCGCATCTCCACAACCATTTCTGCAGCAGCCGGTTTCACCCGTTGGCACAAGGGATGAAAATTATGACAACAAGAGCAGTAACAGTAAGGCAAAAGCATTTACTAGAAGACAAAGAATCGGACCAAGTTGCGATAATTGCCGTTCgaagaaaattaaatgcAATGCCACTATTGATATCGTCTTTCAGAATAATGCggtattgaatttattcacaaaaaatttacatcATTTCATTACACTGGATGAATTGAAGTTCTTTCAGTCAATAAACCATATCGATGCAACAACTGCAGCTTTGAAACAGAGTTTGGCACAGATAGACCAAAACGAACTCTTAACCAACGAGCTTTACCTAGTTAAACATCTAGACAAAATCATATTGTTTAAACCTTGTTCTCATTGCAATAAGAAATCAAActcaaaaaaatcaaatgaCTTGGAAAACAGTAATTGCTGTCAATTTCCAAAAGGTTTCACAAGAGCAGACATTGGTGCGTTCaataaagttattaaaaaaatgtcaACCACGGGAACTAAGTTACAACCATCAgatcaaaatatatacaatttGATTGTCGACGATTTATTCAAACAATGA
- the CDD1 gene encoding cytidine deaminase (similar to Saccharomyces cerevisiae CDD1 (YLR245C); ancestral locus Anc_8.391) has product MSSNEQLLEMLRANTLKARTLSYSPYSQFKVGCCLLVRDPNGGGVSGHHDTVIKVLGANVENASYGNTICAERTAMLKAMTSEEHAAAARDPKNWLAIGIIGDNPEGFISPCGICRQFIREFLTPDTENDVPIYLFSHTADNYKTTNISELLPMSFGPDSL; this is encoded by the coding sequence ATGTCAAGCAACGAACAGTTATTGGAGATGTTGAGAGCCAACACTCTCAAAGCAAGAACACTGTCGTACAGTCCGTATTCGCAGTTCAAAGTAGGCTGTTGCCTCCTAGTCCGGGATCCGAATGGCGGCGGTGTCTCTGGCCACCACGACACCGTCATAAAAGTCCTTGGAGCTAATGTTGAAAATGCAAGCTATGGCAATACAATCTGTGCTGAACGAACGGCGATGTTGAAGGCAATGACCTCAGAAGAACACGCTGCCGCCGCGCGAGATCCGAAAAACTGGCTAGCCATTGGCATCATCGGAGATAATCCCGAAGGATTTATCAGCCCCTGCGGCATCTGCCGCCAGTTCATAAGAGAGTTTCTCACTCCAGACACCGAAAACGATGTGCCCATATATTTGTTTAGCCACACCGCGGATAATTACAAAACCACCAATATCAGCGAACTGTTGCCTATGAGTTTTGGGCCAGACAGTTTGTAA
- the RAD54 gene encoding DNA-dependent ATPase RAD54 (similar to Saccharomyces cerevisiae RAD54 (YGL163C); ancestral locus Anc_8.108), which produces MARRLPDRPPNGIGFGSTPKLVPRQLNVDDARNVLSKPFKVPYKVSKPAGSTSRSPTVLANTRRVLRERNKNVSYKGLDGDGAELNSLQNIDGVVNENGELIKTRRKDALSARRLAEDPERLSRIELTLRKTFNVPIKGYTQRHSLPLTLGTKRKIISEPRPLHDPSDELAIVLYDPSVDGDMIIQEDADQVESIRDIATMGNKKEQEKEKEKQKQMEIERLAHQQKFSHRSVMPNGIRNKPLTELLKHNLTSTDMNESAKKFPSIPVVLDPMLVKILRPHQVEGVKFLYRCVTGLVMKDYLEKEALEMLPASIDANDTSRISEVSNEDLEMKDQSNSESNDSTPKTGTPSDTTPSEKETQDNSKNIGAYGCIMADEMGLGKTLQCITLMWTLLKQGPKGKRLIDKCIIVCPSSLVNNWANELIKWLGPGTLTPLAIDGKKSSLANGGNATVSQAVRGWAQARGRNIVKPVLIISYETLRRNVDQLQGCKVGLMLADEGHRLKNGESLTFTALNSIDCPRRVILSGTPIQNDLSEYFSLLNFSNPGLLGTRSEFRRNFEIPILNGRDSEASDEDIKKGERQLQKLSHIVSKFIIRRTNDILSKYLPCKYEHVIFVNLKPFQRDVYKSIIKTKEVAEAVKNSKKGGSMMLRSIGLLKKLCNHPDLINLEEELDNLDDSLVIPDDYNISNAAKSRDVRIEFSGKFAILERFLHKINTESNDKIVLISNYTQTLDLIEKLCRRRQYGVLRLDGTMNINKRQKLVDRFNSPDEPEFIFLLSSKAGGCGINLIGANRLILLDPDWNPASDQQALARVWRDGQKKDCFIYRFISTGTIEEKVFQRQSMKMSLSSCVVDEKEDVERLFSTDNLKQLFQLNEKTICDTHETYGCKRCDLSGKQRLKSPTMLYGDATSWNHLNHQALEKTNDHLLRNEFGFDDVSYAFQYISH; this is translated from the coding sequence ATGGCAAGAAGACTCCCTGACAGACCTCCAAATGGCATAGGATTCGGCTCCACTCCAAAATTGGTTCCAAGGCAATTAAATGTCGATGACGCCAGAAACGTGCTCTCGAAGCCATTCAAAGTCCCTTATAAAGTTAGCAAGCCCGCTGGAAGCACCTCTCGATCGCCAACTGTGCTTGCCAATACAAGAAGAGTATTGAGGGAAAGAAATAAGAACGTTTCCTACAAAGGTCTGGATGGTGACGGCGCAGAATTGAATTCCCTACAAAATATAGATGGCGTGGTAAATGAAAACGGTGAATTGATCAAAACACGACGTAAGGATGCCCTTAGTGCAAGAAGACTCGCTGAGGATCCAGAGAGGTTGAGTCGGATAGAACTGACTTTGAGAAAAACCTTTAACGTGCCAATTAAAGGCTATACGCAAAGACACAGTCTGCCGTTGACTTTGGGAACAAAGAGAAAGATCATCTCGGAACCAAGACCGTTGCATGATCCCTCTGACGAACTTGCTATTGTGCTATACGATCCATCTGTGGATGGGGATATGATTATCCAAGAAGACGCAGATCAAGTCGAATCAATAAGAGATATTGCAACAATGGGcaataaaaaagaacaagaaaaggaaaaagaaaaacagaaacaaaTGGAAATAGAAAGATTAGCGCATCAACAAAAATTCTCACATCGCAGTGTCATGCCAAATGGTATAAGGAATAAACCGTTAACAGAATTGTTAAAGCACAATCTGACTTCGACTGATATGAATGAAAGTGCAAAAAAGTTTCCTAGTATTCCGGTGGTCTTAGATCCAATGCTAGTCAAGATTTTAAGGCCACATCAAGTTGAAGGTGTAAAATTTCTGTACCGTTGTGTAACAGGTCTAGTAATGAAGGATTATTTAGAGAAGGAAGCACTAGAAATGTTACCAGCTTCAATAGACGCTAATGACACATCAAGAATATCTGAAGTAAGTAATGAAGATCTTGAAATGAAGGATCAATCAAATTCAGAATCTAACGATTCAACTCCTAAAACAGGTACTCCGTCAGATACAACTCCATCTGAGAAAGAAACTCAAGATAATTCTAAAAATATTGGTGCATACGGTTGTATCATGGCGGATGAAATGGGTTTAGGTAAAACATTGCAATGTATTACGTTAATGTGGACACTGTTGAAACAAGGACCAAAGGGTAAAAGATTGATTGATAAGTGTATTATTGTCTGTCCGTCCTCGTTAGTTAATAATTGGGcaaatgaattaataaaatggTTAGGACCTGGCACATTAACTCCCTTGGCCATCGACGGTAAAAAATCATCGTTAGCTAATGGTGGTAATGCAACAGTGTCGCAGGCTGTTAGGGGATGGGCTCAAGCAAGAGGCAGAAATATCGTAAAACCAGTGTTGATTATATCATATGAAACTCTTCGTAGAAATGTGGATCAATTGCAAGGTTGTAAAGTAGGTTTGATGTTGGCGGACGAGGGTCATAGACTAAAAAATGGTGAATCATTGACATTCACTGCTCTAAATAGTATCGACTGTCCAAGAAGAGTTATTTTGTCAGGTACACCGATTCAAAATGATTTATCCGAATATTTctcattattaaatttttctaatCCTGGATTATTAGGAACAAGATCAGAATTTAGaagaaattttgaaattccAATTCTGAATGGGCGTGACTCAGAAGCTAGTGACGAAGATATCAAGAAAGGTGAACGCcaacttcaaaaattgtCTCATATCGTTTccaaattcattattagaCGTACCAACgatattttatcaaaatatttaccatGTAAATACGAACatgttatttttgtaaatttaaaaccTTTTCAAAGAGATGTATACAaaagtattattaaaacTAAAGAAGTTGCAGAAGCAGTgaaaaattccaaaaagGGAGGTTCGATGATGTTGAGGTCGATCGGTTTATTGAAAAAGCTATGTAATCATCCGGATTTGATCAATTTAGAAGAGGAATTGGATAATTTAGATGACTCTTTGGTTATACCTgatgattataatatttctaatGCTGCAAAAAGTAGAGATGTTCGTATTGAATTTTCTGGTAAATTTGCAATTTTAGAAAGATTTTTACATAAAATCAACACAGAATCCAACGacaaaattgttttaatttcaaattatacACAAACTTTAGATTTGATTGAAAAACTATGCAGGCGTAGACAATATGGTGTTTTACGATTAGATGGTACAATGAATATAAACAAAAGACAAAAATTGGTCGACAGATTTAATTCTCCCGATGAGCCGGAATTCATTTTCTTGTTAAGTTCTAAAGCAGGTGGATGTGGTATTAACTTAATAGGTGCTAACAGACTTATATTATTGGATCCTGATTGGAATCCAGCTTCTGATCAACAAGCTTTAGCGCGTGTATGGAGAGATGGTCAAAAGAAGGattgttttatttacagATTTATTTCTACCGGTACTATTGAAGAAAAGGTGTTCCAAAGACAATCTATGAAAATGAGTTTAAGTTCTTGTGTGGTTGATGAAAAGGAAGATGTAGAGAGATTATTCAGTactgataatttaaaacaattatttcaattaaatgaaaaaacgATCTGTGATACTCATGAAACGTATGGTTGTAAACGTTGTGATCTTTCAGGTAAACAAAGATTAAAATCACCTACAATGTTGTATGGTGATGCAACATCTTGGAACCATTTAAATCATCAAGCATTAGAGAAAACTAACGATCATTTGTTGCGTAATGAATTCGGTTTTGATGACGTTAGTTATGcatttcaatatatttcccattaa
- the HAA1 gene encoding Haa1p (similar to Saccharomyces cerevisiae CUP2 (YGL166W) and HAA1 (YPR008W); ancestral locus Anc_8.106), giving the protein MVLVNGIKYACERCIRGHRVTTCTHTDQPLMMIKPKGRPSTTCDLCKELRKNKRIVDKLLEEGKQCTCGRLRKRLEQQKLKDEAKARSKELKRRNKLLGGGEQGNKSNVKIDLLKQHNDNTFDTTNYKRKDSVISERRMSALSMNSFTGTGKSISMLNNNPHLFGTDSSVHSYSDVSSMNSPTSIDGGNSFINGFSSSNPNNFISNNSNLFTKNYSDSHSNLFNVFNSNNYLDSNVGNNNNNNNTSPQNNDSVHAISSPVNTSGKITKDYHRVNSLASISSTQSQHYLEQSFSSPQSPSFYNTTHITSNLTANTTNSNGKKDISISSIIPTNLSNMSPDWLSGVNNSENNDNNNMKNSKSNDYPNNNIENNLNDIKIKQEHDLDDMNGLLDSIMNSSALQGMSRASYLLKQENPSNHSLNNPLIKPEPKDDNILDFDVTTANKFTATNTNETNNNATLDKITNAQKNLNNMKNITTNVNDGVGILSLTPGLLDMDANNNFSGANSLLNIPGNDNDFNASSFPDSQLLKNDQDQSLQEPKIKNENYVMGLDPQDEDFAKHSDSIYSSYNDILKGMVNDMSSSNNYSNVNMDNSTIDVSMNSPSNQFGNENLLKDKIFLNNTMNSDLDQQVIQNVIKSEYDDTFNI; this is encoded by the coding sequence ATGGTATTGGTGAATGGAATAAAATACGCCTGTGAAAGGTGTATCAGGGGTCATAGAGTGACCACCTGCACGCATACAGACCAACCgctgatgatgataaaacCAAAAGGTAGACCTTCAACAACTTGTGACCTTTGTAAAGAACTAAGGAAAAATAAACGTATTGTCGATAAATTGCTCGAAGAAGGTAAACAATGCACTTGTGGCAGATTAAGAAAAAGATTAGAACAACAGAAGCTGAAAGATGAAGCAAAGGCAAGGTCAAAGGAACTGAAGAGGCGGAACAAACTGCTAGGCGGAGGTGAACAAGGCAATAAGTCAAATGTTAAAATCGACTTACTAAAACAACACAATGACAACACATTCGATACCACAAATTATAAGAGAAAAGATTCAGTAATCTCGGAGAGAAGAATGTCCGCACTCTCCATGAACAGTTTTACAGGAACCGGTAAAAGTATTTCAATGTTGAACAATAATCCTCATTTATTTGGTACAGACTCAAGTGTTCACTCATATAGCGATGTCAGTAGTATGAATTCTCCTACCTCCATTGACGGAGGTAATAGTTTCATCAATGGCTTCTCTAGCAGCAATCCAAATAACTTCATAAGCAATAACTCGAATTTGTTTACTAAGAATTATTCTGACTCACATTCAAATCTATTCAACGTTTTCAActcaaataattatttggATTCAAACGTAGgcaacaataacaataacaataacacaAGTCCTCAAAATAACGATAGTGTTCATGCTATATCGTCCCCGGTAAATACAAGCGGgaaaattacaaaagatTACCACCGAGTGAATTCTCTAGCCTCCATCTCATCTACACAATCTCAACACTACTTGGAACAAAGTTTTTCTTCTCCACAATCGCCATCATTTTATAATACTACACACATAACAAGCAACTTAACTGCTAATACTACCAATAGTAACGGTAAGAAAGATATTTCGATTTCTAGCATAATACCTACAAACTTGTCAAATATGTCTCCTGATTGGTTAAGTGGAGTTAATAATTCCGAAAATAACGACAATAACAATATGAAAAACAGTAAAAGTAACGACTATCCTAATAACAACATAGAAAACAATTtgaatgatattaaaattaaacaagAACATGATTTAGACGATATGAACGGTCTATTAGATTCTATCATGAATTCTTCTGCTCTGCAAGGGATGTCAAGAGCatcttatttattaaaacaagaGAATCCGTCCAATCATAGTTTAAATAATCCTCTTATTAAACCTGAACCAAAAGATGATAATATTCTAGATTTTGATGTTACAACTGCCAATAAATTTACAGCAACTAACACTAATGAgactaataataatgcaaCTTTGgataaaataacaaatgctcaaaaaaatttaaataatatgaaGAATATCACTACAAATGTAAACGACGGTGTTGgtatattatcattaacaCCTGGATTATTAGATATGGATgctaataataacttttcaGGTGCTAATTCATTACTTAATATACCTggtaatgataatgatttcAATGCTTCCTCATTTCCTGATTCCCAATTGTTGAAGAATGACCAAGATCAATCATTACAAGaaccaaaaataaaaaatgaaaattacGTAATGGGCTTAGATCCTCAAGATGAGGATTTTGCAAAACATTCTGATAGCATATACTCAAGTTATAATGATATACTGAAGGGAATGGTAAATGATATGAGCAGCTCAAATAACTATTCTAATGTCAACATGGATAATTCTACTATTGATGTTTCAATGAATAGCCCTTCAAATCAATTtggaaatgaaaatttattgaaagataaaatatttttaaataacaCAATGAATTCTGACCTTGATCAACAAGTGATTCAGAATGTTATAAAATCAGAATATGATGACACGTTTAATATATAG
- the TPHA0D00700 gene encoding uncharacterized protein gives MTVLIQTSSAAMSSNWDNYSYDNNSDNSSSNNYAKLELSQYIDNLTNNRCGSNLEAIQSRSAFNNNIVLTNSSDASSVTNSWSARFKNMFEKNINVDDSYDSFDSSLYTDKSSITKPSPWFTRLFDKRSGKEQSQNSSHQTESFHATVLPESICNRKYEETPKSKIIEVEYTRYSQGKVEKTASTVNGSLRNTRSKNWFKTVFKGKSEASEVLEYPGLVQPEPEVLENTYSDDSIYESEKLEYLPIKIDIVDVGSLSVSDCLTPINDGNHNIXXXXXXXELEAELSGRQASIDTCLFQEQPILTTVSETHSYPVVSKHISGFCDDSVYESRVKNDSSERKAGSHRDYTNCINPYTPILRARIREEKIALLNNKSKINDNAFTEPEHKRIFQKDTYDEEYCEPKGAFSRHSSGSDILESEQTKKQTTTLVDVQEKQVLDPVQXXXXXXXHERFMQIIKRTKYNFRKFIKRNNKKEWILYQLQKTTDEVLDNGVLVCELIGDMLTDAIEKVEPFPKLLQCAVGHVCMKLAH, from the coding sequence ATGACAGTTCTTATTCAAACTTCAAGTGCTGCCATGTCATCAAACTGGGATAATTATTCCTATGACAACAACTCCGATAactcttcttcaaataattacGCAAAGTTGGAGTTATCccaatatattgataatctTACTAACAATCGTTGTGGTTCAAACCTAGAAGCTATACAATCTAGAAGTgcattcaataataatattgtctTAACGAACAGCTCCGACGCTTCGAGCGTCACAAATTCATGGAGCGCCAGgtttaaaaatatgttcgaaaaaaatattaacgTGGACGATAGCTATGATAGCTTTGATAGTTCGCTATATACGGATAAATCTTCCATAACAAAGCCATCTCCATGGTTCACTAGACTATTTGATAAGAGAAGTGGAAAGGAACAGTCTCAGAATTCTTCTCACCAAACAGAATCTTTCCACGCCACTGTACTTCCTGAGTCAATTTGTAACAGAAAATACGAAGAAACTCCTAAAtctaaaattattgaagtaGAATACACAAGATATAGCCAGGGTAAAGTCGAGAAAACAGCAAGCACAGTAAATGGTTCGTTGAGAAATACTAGATCCAAAAACTGGTTCAAAACTGTCTTTAAAGGTAAGAGCGAGGCATCTGAAGTGTTGGAATATCCAGGCCTAGTGCAACCCGAGCCTGAAGTTTTAGAAAACACATACAGTGACGATTCAATATATGAatctgaaaaattagaatatCTTCCTATAAAAATTGACATTGTTGACGTTGGCTCTTTATCCGTCAGTGATTGTCTAACACCTATAAACGACGGAAATCACAACATTNNNNNNNNNNNNNNNNNNNAAGAATTAGAAGCAGAACTTAGTGGCAGACAAGCATCAATTGATACATGTCTATTCCAAGAGCAACCAATACTAACTACAGTCAGCGAAACTCACTCGTACCCAGTTGTGTCTAAACATATTTCAGGGTTCTGTGACGACTCCGTATATGAGAGTCGAGTAAAAAATGACAGCTCAGAAAGAAAAGCTGGAAGCCATCGTGACTATACAAACTGTATAAATCCATATACACCCATATTAAGAGCCAGAATAAGAGAGGAAAAAATCGCATTACTTAATAACAAGAGTAAAATCAACGATAATGCATTCACTGAACCAGAACACAAgagaatttttcaaaaagatacttatgatgaagaatattGTGAACCTAAAGGAGCGTTTAGTAGACATTCATCTGGTAGTGATATCCTTGAGTCAGAGCAAACGAAGAAACAAACAACTACTTTAGTAGATGTTCAAGAAAAACAGGTATTGGATCCAGTTCAANNNNNNNNNNNNNNNNNNNTACATGAAAGATTTATGcaaataattaaaagaacaaaatataattttagaaaattcattaaaagaaataacaaaaaagaGTGGATATTATATCAACTCCAAAAAACAACCGATGAGGTTTTAGATAACGGTGTATTAGTATGCGAATTAATTGGTGATATGTTAACAGACGCTATAGAAAAGGTGGAACCATTTCCAAAGTTGCTTCAATGTGCTGTTGGCCATGTATGTATGAAGCTAGCACATTAA
- the TPHA0D00710 gene encoding Mov34/MPN/PAD-1 family protein (similar to Saccharomyces cerevisiae RPN11 (YFR004W); ancestral locus Anc_8.96): MERLQRLMMNSKAGATDANRDDTQETVYISSIALLKMLKHGRAGVPMEVMGLMLGEFVDDYTVNVVDVFAMPQSGTGVSVEAVDDVFQAKMMDMLKQTGRDQMVVGWYHSHPGFGCWLSSVDVNTQKSFEQLNSRAVAVVVDPIQSVKGNVVIDAFRLIDTGVLLNNQEPRQTTSNTGLLNKGNIQALINGLNRHYYSLNIAYHKTSSETSMLMNLHKKQWQTGLKMNDYEEKENSNLELTKKMVNIARMYSKRIEEEKELTEDELKTRYVGKQDPKKHLTEASEKLLEENIISVITSGVNSNITR, encoded by the coding sequence ATGGAGAGACTACAAAGATTAATGATGAATAGTAAGGCTGGTGCCACTGATGCAAATCGTGATGATACACAAGAAACCgtttatatttcttcaattgcattgttaaaaatgttGAAGCATGGCAGAGCTGGCGTACCAATGGAAGTAATGGGTTTAATGCTTGGTGAGTTTGTGGATGATTATACAGTTAATGTCGTTGACGTGTTTGCAATGCCTCAATCTGGTACTGGTGTTTCTGTCGAGGCTGTCGATGATGTTTTTCAAGCAAAAATGATGGATATGTTAAAGCAAACAGGTAGAGATCAAATGGTGGTAGGGTGGTACCATTCACATCCAGGTTTTGGATGTTGGTTATCTTCAGTTGATGTTAACACACAAAAATCATTTGAGCAATTAAATAGCAGAGCGGTTGCAGTGGTTGTCGATCCAATACAATCGGTGAAAGGTAACGTCGTTATTGATGCATTTAGATTGATCGATACAGgtgttttattaaataatcaaGAACCAAGACAAACGACATCCAATACAGGTCTATTGAATAAAGGTAATATCCAAGCCCTAATAAATGGTTTAAACAgacattattattcattaaatatagCTTATCACAAAACTTCATCTGAGACAAGTatgttaatgaatttacATAAAAAACAATGGCAAACAggtttaaaaatgaatgattatgaagaaaaagaaaattccAATTTGGAGCTTACAAAGAAGATGGTAAATATTGCACGCATGTACTCCAAGAGaatagaagaagaaaaagaattaacaGAAGATGAATTGAAGACTCGTTATGTTGGTAAACAAGATCCAAAGAAGCATTTAACTGAAGcttctgaaaaattattagaagaaaatataatttctgTTATAACGTCAGGCGtcaattcaaatataactagatag